Proteins encoded together in one Catellatospora citrea window:
- a CDS encoding glycoside hydrolase family 43 protein has product MSDLDARPARLHDHRTGSAPHGWVDGTFANPVLAGFHPDPSVCRVGEDYYLACSSFEYFPGVPIFHSRDLVHWEQLGNALDRPSQLTLPPGMPSSAGVYAPTLRHHDGRFWLITTNVAPGGGNMLFTAADPAGPWSDPVRLPGVGGIDPDLAWDEQGRCWCTVAGIQQVQLDPDTGQTVGEPRRLWSGKPGAQAPEAPHLYRIGPFWYLLIAEGGTERGHAVSIARGPAPDGPFEPCPDNPILTHRGTNRPIQNTGHADLVQAPDGSWWMVLLAVRPQGGTPGWHVLGRETFLAPVSWGDGWPVVGELAPVMAAPPWPAHPVAAPPVRDDFDGDRLHPRWIWVRSRPDEPPSAERPGWLTLRARGAGLDQPDVTFVGRRQQHQSCRSRTLVDVAGGRGGLAVRVDEAHHYEIEAGDGQVRVLARTSSLRSTVATRAVPDGPVRLRIDIVACSPEHWHPRLEPDTLRLGIEDADGTFDVLAELDGRYLSTEVAGGFTGRVLGMYAAAGEVAFDWFDYEAV; this is encoded by the coding sequence GTGTCCGATCTCGATGCACGGCCTGCCCGGCTCCATGACCACCGGACCGGCTCCGCACCGCACGGCTGGGTCGACGGCACGTTCGCCAACCCGGTGCTCGCCGGGTTCCACCCCGATCCGAGCGTCTGCCGGGTGGGCGAGGACTACTACCTGGCCTGCTCCAGCTTCGAGTACTTCCCCGGGGTGCCGATCTTCCACAGCCGGGACCTGGTGCACTGGGAGCAGCTCGGCAACGCGCTGGACCGGCCGAGCCAGCTGACCCTGCCGCCCGGCATGCCGTCGTCGGCCGGCGTCTACGCCCCCACCCTGCGCCACCACGACGGCCGCTTCTGGCTGATCACCACCAACGTCGCCCCCGGCGGCGGCAACATGCTCTTCACCGCCGCGGACCCCGCGGGGCCGTGGTCCGACCCGGTCCGGCTGCCCGGCGTCGGCGGCATCGACCCGGATCTCGCGTGGGACGAGCAGGGCCGCTGCTGGTGCACGGTCGCCGGGATCCAGCAGGTGCAGCTCGACCCCGACACCGGCCAGACCGTCGGCGAACCGCGCCGGCTGTGGTCCGGCAAGCCCGGCGCGCAGGCCCCGGAGGCCCCGCACCTGTACCGGATCGGCCCTTTCTGGTACTTGCTGATCGCCGAGGGCGGGACCGAACGCGGACACGCGGTGTCCATCGCCCGCGGGCCGGCCCCCGACGGGCCGTTCGAGCCGTGCCCGGACAACCCGATCCTGACCCACCGCGGCACCAACCGTCCGATCCAGAACACCGGGCACGCCGACCTCGTGCAGGCACCGGACGGATCGTGGTGGATGGTGCTGCTGGCGGTCCGGCCGCAGGGCGGCACCCCCGGCTGGCACGTGCTCGGCCGGGAGACCTTCCTGGCACCGGTGAGCTGGGGCGACGGCTGGCCCGTCGTCGGCGAGCTCGCCCCGGTCATGGCCGCCCCACCGTGGCCCGCGCACCCGGTGGCCGCGCCGCCGGTCCGCGACGACTTCGACGGCGACCGGCTGCACCCTCGCTGGATCTGGGTACGGTCCCGGCCGGACGAACCCCCGTCGGCCGAGCGCCCCGGCTGGCTCACCCTGCGAGCGCGCGGCGCCGGCCTCGACCAGCCCGACGTGACGTTCGTGGGCCGCCGCCAGCAGCACCAGTCCTGCCGGTCGCGGACGCTGGTCGACGTCGCCGGCGGGCGCGGCGGGCTCGCGGTGCGGGTCGACGAGGCACACCACTATGAGATCGAGGCGGGCGACGGCCAGGTGCGGGTGCTGGCACGCACGTCGTCGCTGCGGTCGACGGTCGCGACCCGGGCCGTGCCGGACGGTCCGGTCCGGCTGCGGATCGACATCGTCGCCTGCTCACCCGAGCACTGGCATCCCCGCCTGGAGCCGGACACGCTGCGCCTCGGAATCGAGGACGCCGACGGCACGTTCGACGTGCTCGCCGAACTCGACGGCCGCTACCTGTCCACCGAGGTGGCGGGCGGCTTCACCGGCCGGGTCCTCGGCATGTACGCCGCCGCCGGCGAGGTCGCGTTCGACTGGTTCGACTACGAAGCGGTCTGA
- a CDS encoding magnesium transporter CorA family protein, whose product MGGDGGLVGGRGGDRDPPESLRRARTRLYRDGVCALEDFPVDDVAGHLADPATVIWLDLYRPSAEDMSMLATDVGLHELAIGECLDKGQRPSLNRYPEHLSLDAYGAALDPESSALMLFEIAVFCNDRVLITVRKDCGLDLEPVVAGWDASPEQTRRGVAFLLYGLLDHIVNGQFQAVRQLDEAVDDLEEQLFDARGSDAQSVQQRLFQLRRDLIALRRVVKPMEEVVESLLSQDVLAVGGAMAPYYQKLYDHAMRAADWTDALHDLAATTMQTNLITQANRLNTIMKKVTSWAAIIAVPTAITGFYGQNLPYPGYGSTWGMFVSTGLIAVLSVLLYTVFKRNDWL is encoded by the coding sequence GTGGGCGGGGACGGCGGGCTCGTCGGGGGCCGCGGCGGCGATCGTGATCCACCGGAGTCGCTCCGGCGGGCCAGGACCCGGCTGTACCGCGACGGCGTGTGCGCGCTCGAGGACTTCCCGGTCGACGACGTGGCCGGGCACCTGGCCGACCCGGCGACGGTGATCTGGCTGGACCTGTACCGGCCGAGCGCCGAGGACATGAGCATGCTCGCCACCGACGTCGGCCTGCACGAGCTGGCGATCGGGGAGTGCCTGGACAAGGGACAGCGCCCGAGCCTGAACCGCTACCCCGAGCACCTGTCCCTCGACGCGTACGGGGCCGCCCTCGACCCGGAGAGCTCGGCGCTGATGCTGTTCGAGATCGCCGTCTTCTGCAACGACCGGGTGCTGATCACGGTCCGCAAGGACTGCGGCCTCGATCTGGAGCCGGTCGTGGCCGGCTGGGACGCCTCCCCCGAGCAGACCCGCCGGGGTGTCGCCTTCCTGCTCTACGGGCTGCTCGACCACATCGTCAACGGCCAGTTCCAGGCGGTCCGGCAACTCGACGAGGCGGTCGACGACCTGGAGGAGCAGCTGTTCGACGCCCGCGGGTCCGACGCCCAGTCCGTGCAGCAGCGGCTGTTCCAACTGCGCCGCGACCTGATCGCGTTGCGACGCGTGGTGAAGCCGATGGAGGAGGTCGTCGAGTCGCTGCTGAGCCAGGACGTGCTCGCCGTCGGCGGGGCCATGGCGCCGTACTACCAGAAGCTCTACGACCATGCGATGCGCGCGGCCGACTGGACCGACGCCCTGCACGACCTCGCTGCCACGACCATGCAGACCAATCTGATCACCCAGGCGAACCGCCTCAATACGATCATGAAGAAGGTGACCAGCTGGGCGGCCATCATCGCGGTGCCGACGGCGATCACCGGCTTCTACGGGCAGAACCTGCCGTATCCCGGATACGGCAGCACCTGGGGCATGTTCGTGTCGACAGGCCTCATCGCGGTGTTGTCCGTCCTGCTTTACACCGTGTTCAAACGCAACGACTGGCTCTGA
- a CDS encoding cupin domain-containing protein: MDVADNRSTSVLTMLNERQLSTMPQPVDVMTLLVEIPPGGKGLPPHKHSGPIFGYMIEGEMLFELEGEPERVIRAGEAFFEPGGDVIHYQDGNNLPDATSRFVVVMHCVPGQPMLSYVDDDELERRRDRRAPRP, from the coding sequence ATGGATGTCGCAGACAACCGGAGCACCTCGGTGCTCACCATGCTCAACGAGCGGCAGCTGTCGACCATGCCACAGCCCGTCGACGTGATGACCCTGCTGGTCGAGATCCCGCCCGGCGGCAAGGGCCTGCCGCCGCACAAGCACTCCGGCCCGATCTTCGGCTACATGATCGAAGGGGAGATGCTCTTCGAGCTCGAAGGCGAGCCCGAGCGGGTCATCCGGGCGGGTGAGGCGTTCTTCGAACCGGGCGGTGACGTCATCCACTACCAGGACGGCAACAACCTGCCCGACGCGACCAGCCGCTTCGTCGTCGTCATGCACTGCGTGCCCGGCCAGCCGATGCTGAGCTACGTCGACGACGACGAACTGGAACGCCGTCGCGATCGCCGCGCCCCGCGGCCGTGA
- a CDS encoding MASE1 domain-containing protein, protein MTAMARDQGRRPRLPRSVAAGLQILGVAAAYYVAARIGLLQELVRGQVTPLWPPTGVALVCLLLWGGRVWPGIALGAFLVNAPIGPSAVAIVAITTGNTLAPLCAYGMLRRVGFRVELDRLRDGLALVLLGALAGMLVSATIGSAALRAAGAIEASDFWGVWSVWWTGDAMGVLVIAPLLLVLRTARRPRDVPVRRYVEAGALLISALAVTVTVTRVPINLLFLVFPFVIWAAVRFQLGGAAWCVLGVTGLAIHAAAVGAGPFAGQDLLVKMITLQAFNGSAALTGLLLAALTTERNLAFQLLERATRQLSDVATELD, encoded by the coding sequence ATGACGGCGATGGCGCGCGACCAGGGCAGACGCCCAAGGCTGCCGCGAAGCGTGGCCGCGGGTCTGCAGATCCTGGGCGTCGCGGCCGCCTACTACGTCGCCGCCAGGATCGGACTGCTGCAGGAGCTGGTCCGGGGACAGGTCACGCCGTTGTGGCCGCCGACCGGCGTCGCGCTGGTCTGCCTGCTCCTGTGGGGCGGCCGGGTGTGGCCGGGCATCGCGCTGGGCGCTTTCCTGGTCAACGCGCCGATCGGCCCGTCGGCGGTCGCCATCGTCGCGATCACGACGGGCAACACGCTGGCCCCGCTCTGCGCCTACGGGATGCTGCGCCGCGTCGGGTTCCGCGTCGAACTGGACCGGCTGCGGGACGGGCTGGCGCTGGTGCTGCTCGGCGCCCTGGCGGGGATGCTGGTCAGCGCGACGATCGGCAGTGCGGCGCTGCGTGCGGCCGGTGCGATCGAGGCGAGTGACTTCTGGGGGGTGTGGTCGGTGTGGTGGACCGGGGACGCGATGGGCGTCCTCGTCATCGCGCCGCTGCTGCTCGTTCTGCGCACCGCTCGACGGCCACGCGACGTCCCGGTGCGGCGGTACGTCGAGGCCGGGGCGCTGCTGATCAGCGCACTGGCCGTGACGGTGACGGTCACCCGCGTCCCGATCAACCTGCTGTTCCTGGTGTTCCCGTTCGTGATCTGGGCCGCGGTGCGCTTCCAGCTGGGCGGGGCCGCGTGGTGCGTGCTGGGCGTGACGGGGCTGGCGATTCACGCGGCGGCGGTCGGGGCGGGACCGTTCGCCGGTCAGGACCTGCTCGTCAAAATGATCACTTTGCAGGCGTTCAACGGCTCGGCGGCGCTGACCGGGCTGCTGCTCGCAGCGCTGACCACGGAGCGCAATCTGGCCTTCCAGCTCCTTGAGCGGGCGACGCGGCAGCTGTCCGACGTGGCGACCGAGCTCGACTGA
- a CDS encoding class I SAM-dependent methyltransferase, whose product MKDPYQTLGAGYAERRRPDPRLAAIIEGALGEARTVVNVGAGAGSYEPADRSVLAVEPSPVMIAQRPPGSAPVVRAVAERLPFADQSFDVGLAVLTVHHWTDPGRGLSELRRVSRRQVVLTWDHAVMSRFWLIADYLPEIAEAERELPDCDVIARHLTPAQVMEVPVPHDCSDGFLAAYWDRPHAYLDPAVRASVSSLARLDPDRVEQAIQRLRADLAGGDWQARHGRPGAGGTADVGYRLLISPQ is encoded by the coding sequence ATGAAAGATCCATACCAGACGCTTGGCGCCGGCTACGCCGAGCGTCGACGCCCGGATCCGCGCCTGGCCGCGATCATCGAAGGCGCGCTCGGCGAGGCCCGCACGGTCGTCAACGTCGGGGCGGGGGCGGGCTCCTACGAGCCGGCCGACCGGAGTGTGCTCGCCGTGGAGCCGTCCCCGGTGATGATCGCGCAACGGCCGCCGGGCAGCGCGCCCGTGGTGCGGGCCGTCGCCGAGCGGCTGCCCTTCGCCGACCAGAGCTTCGACGTCGGGCTGGCCGTGCTCACCGTGCACCACTGGACCGATCCCGGCCGCGGACTCTCCGAGCTGCGCCGCGTTTCGCGCCGCCAGGTGGTGCTGACCTGGGATCACGCGGTCATGTCCCGGTTCTGGCTGATCGCCGACTACCTGCCGGAGATCGCCGAGGCGGAGCGGGAGCTGCCCGACTGTGACGTCATCGCGCGGCACCTGACCCCGGCGCAGGTGATGGAGGTGCCGGTGCCGCACGACTGCAGCGACGGCTTCCTGGCCGCGTACTGGGACCGGCCACACGCCTACCTCGACCCGGCGGTGCGGGCTTCGGTCTCCTCGCTGGCCAGGCTCGACCCGGACCGGGTGGAACAGGCGATCCAGCGGCTGCGGGCCGACCTGGCCGGCGGCGACTGGCAGGCGCGCCACGGTCGGCCGGGCGCGGGCGGCACGGCCGACGTCGGCTACCGGCTGCTGATATCGCCTCAGTAG
- a CDS encoding NADPH-dependent FMN reductase, which translates to MTTYKVGYFIGSLSSTSVNRELSQVLIRLAPEELEFTEIPIGNLPLYSPDHDANYPPEAVALKDAIHRSQAILFVTPEYNRSIPGALKNAIDWASRPWGKNAFDHIPAAVIGASIGQIGTALAQQALRGVLSFCNARQMTAPEAYIQFNKTLFPGNGEVADDAVRTFLADFMGEFRDHIVRVLSVLPRQGHGAQ; encoded by the coding sequence ATGACCACCTACAAGGTCGGATACTTCATCGGGAGCTTGTCGTCGACGTCGGTCAACCGGGAACTGTCCCAGGTGCTGATCCGGCTCGCGCCCGAGGAGCTGGAGTTCACCGAGATCCCGATCGGCAACCTGCCGCTGTACAGTCCGGACCACGACGCGAACTACCCGCCCGAGGCGGTCGCACTCAAGGACGCCATCCATCGCTCACAGGCGATCCTGTTCGTCACGCCCGAGTACAACCGGTCGATCCCGGGTGCGCTGAAGAACGCCATCGACTGGGCGTCGCGGCCGTGGGGCAAGAACGCCTTCGACCACATCCCCGCGGCGGTCATCGGCGCTTCCATCGGCCAAATCGGCACCGCGCTGGCCCAGCAGGCGCTGCGGGGCGTGCTCAGCTTCTGCAACGCCCGGCAGATGACCGCTCCCGAGGCGTACATCCAGTTCAACAAGACGCTCTTCCCGGGCAACGGCGAGGTCGCCGACGACGCCGTGCGGACGTTCCTGGCGGACTTCATGGGCGAGTTCCGCGACCACATCGTGCGCGTCCTGTCGGTCCTGCCCCGCCAGGGCCACGGCGCGCAGTGA
- a CDS encoding DUF1996 domain-containing protein — MSYQMIDGSGTDPQPGPGPAGRLARNRRNVFVVGLGLAVVTAVAVGAVFAAGAPEPSNAAGGPELTASAVAPAAASASAAASPASSAVPTKAAKPGWVPVDQAAWQAQVDAYQARKIDPVPAGVGNLPEFRADCQYSHSLPDDPIVAPGLPGASHMHSFVGNKAVDAQTKAADLMKFTATTCKPVEDHSSYWVPTLYDNATGKPVETTGFRVYYRSLMNTSANQLPMPNGLRMIVGDAKKSKPTPRGAGGQFFCAYYGPGDVDGVARSSNGNWPICDGKATLHYIMQFPDCWDGKNLDSPDHKAHVSFGRGNACPRSHPVKIPAITFDIAYGSQGSAAGFYLASDKDGKSASSMHGDAFVMWDVDAMNKRTKNCVQQRRTCDNFGYQK, encoded by the coding sequence GTGTCGTACCAGATGATCGACGGGTCCGGCACGGACCCGCAGCCGGGTCCCGGGCCGGCGGGCCGGCTGGCCCGCAACCGGCGCAACGTGTTCGTCGTCGGGCTGGGCCTGGCCGTCGTGACGGCCGTGGCGGTGGGAGCGGTGTTCGCGGCCGGCGCACCGGAACCGTCGAACGCCGCAGGCGGCCCCGAGCTCACCGCGTCGGCGGTCGCGCCTGCAGCGGCATCGGCATCGGCGGCGGCGTCGCCGGCATCGAGTGCCGTGCCGACGAAAGCGGCGAAGCCCGGCTGGGTGCCCGTCGACCAGGCCGCCTGGCAGGCGCAGGTCGACGCGTACCAGGCCAGGAAGATCGACCCGGTCCCGGCCGGGGTGGGCAACCTGCCCGAGTTCCGCGCCGACTGCCAGTACAGCCACTCGCTGCCCGACGACCCGATCGTCGCCCCGGGACTGCCGGGCGCCTCGCACATGCACTCGTTCGTCGGCAACAAGGCCGTCGACGCGCAGACCAAGGCCGCGGACCTGATGAAGTTCACGGCCACCACCTGCAAGCCGGTCGAGGACCACTCGTCGTACTGGGTGCCGACGCTCTACGACAACGCGACCGGCAAGCCGGTCGAGACCACGGGCTTCCGGGTCTACTACCGCTCGCTGATGAACACCTCGGCGAACCAGCTGCCGATGCCCAACGGCCTGCGCATGATCGTCGGCGACGCGAAGAAGAGCAAGCCGACCCCGCGCGGCGCGGGCGGCCAGTTCTTCTGCGCCTACTACGGCCCCGGCGACGTCGACGGCGTGGCCCGCAGCAGCAACGGCAACTGGCCGATCTGCGACGGCAAGGCGACGCTGCACTACATCATGCAGTTCCCGGACTGCTGGGACGGCAAGAACCTGGACAGCCCCGACCACAAGGCGCACGTCTCGTTCGGCCGCGGCAACGCCTGCCCGCGCAGCCATCCCGTGAAGATCCCGGCGATCACCTTCGACATCGCGTACGGCTCCCAGGGCAGCGCGGCGGGTTTCTACCTCGCCTCCGACAAGGACGGCAAGAGCGCCTCCTCGATGCACGGCGACGCGTTCGTGATGTGGGACGTCGACGCCATGAACAAGCGCACCAAGAACTGCGTCCAGCAGCGCCGGACCTGCGACAACTTCGGCTACCAGAAGTGA
- a CDS encoding EAL domain-containing protein gives MSVHRSILKALQRLTGTAATPMAPARTEPAGTSAQEHAGRPFGPPAAVEITSGSELSDLAASLNAVTQHVRARAQEQRRVRDMIAAERDLVDSVLEIAGSHILVVILDQDGRVIQFNQACESTTGYRRDEVEGRRISELFLIPAEKGPVAAAFGEPVANAPQPALPRSFVCTWLDRAGRHHHIAWSNATVTDRPTGNTYVIATGQDITDRLIAEAELHEARERFRLAFDNAPIGMCLLSLEGRFLQVNRALEGSLGRSEAQLLNLNVADVTHPGDVQAIRHTLTTMRAGQRHASHDEVRFLGADDRVAWVQMSVSAVHRDNSEPLYYLAQVHDITARRAAEERLAQQALHDPLTGLPNRASLLARLQEELGRAHRPGSLTGLLYADLDGFTMVNDSLGQTVGDEALREVAHRLQASIGPSDTVARVGSDEFVVLCREVPDQSHLLDLAKRVADTVSAPIIVGGQRELVISISTGIAFGPSDDLDADRLVRNANIALCQAKAGGRSGCRLYDESLGQYVIDRARIEQALRQGLRDGHFVLQFEPIVDVTTHQVVAVEALVRLNHPQLGLLMPGAFIEIAEDSGLIAPIGAWVLQEACRLLADWRGADVGCGRLGITVNVSARQVARPDLADTVAQALAQSGIPPQCLSLELTESALMEADVSALRMLERIRDMGVRLGIDDFGTGYSSLLYLKRLPVSFIKIDRSFVSGLVPDPTDREIVTAVIRLGRALGLVTIAEGVESPEQLDILKDLGCELAQGYLFGPSTSGAPNVAQPWKILLDHGRRAPGADSTVAPGPGAGRGDQAVR, from the coding sequence ATGAGCGTACATCGATCGATCTTGAAGGCGCTCCAACGACTGACCGGGACAGCCGCGACGCCGATGGCACCGGCTCGCACCGAGCCTGCGGGCACGAGCGCACAGGAGCACGCCGGCCGGCCGTTCGGTCCGCCCGCGGCCGTCGAGATCACGTCCGGCAGTGAACTCAGCGACCTCGCCGCATCGCTCAACGCCGTGACGCAACACGTGCGGGCCAGGGCACAGGAGCAGCGACGAGTCCGCGACATGATCGCCGCCGAGCGCGACCTGGTGGACTCGGTCCTGGAGATCGCCGGCAGCCATATCCTCGTCGTCATCCTCGACCAGGATGGACGCGTCATCCAGTTCAACCAGGCCTGCGAATCGACGACCGGCTACCGCCGCGACGAGGTCGAGGGGCGGCGGATCTCTGAGCTGTTCCTGATCCCGGCGGAGAAAGGCCCGGTGGCTGCGGCGTTCGGCGAACCCGTGGCGAACGCACCGCAACCCGCTCTGCCCAGAAGCTTCGTGTGCACGTGGCTCGACCGTGCCGGCAGGCATCATCACATCGCCTGGTCGAATGCCACCGTCACCGACCGGCCGACGGGAAACACCTACGTGATCGCCACCGGGCAGGACATCACCGACCGCCTGATCGCGGAGGCCGAGCTGCACGAGGCGCGGGAGCGGTTCCGGCTCGCCTTCGACAACGCGCCGATCGGCATGTGCCTGCTCAGCCTGGAGGGCCGGTTCCTTCAGGTGAACCGGGCGCTGGAAGGGTCCCTCGGCCGGTCGGAGGCGCAGCTGCTGAACCTGAACGTCGCCGACGTCACCCACCCCGGCGACGTCCAGGCGATCCGCCACACGCTCACCACCATGCGCGCGGGTCAGCGTCACGCCAGCCATGACGAGGTCCGCTTCCTGGGGGCCGATGACCGGGTCGCCTGGGTGCAGATGTCCGTTTCCGCGGTGCACCGGGACAACAGCGAGCCGCTCTACTACCTGGCCCAGGTCCACGACATCACCGCGCGCAGGGCAGCCGAGGAGCGACTCGCCCAGCAGGCACTTCACGACCCGCTCACCGGCCTGCCGAATCGGGCTTCGCTGCTGGCCCGACTGCAGGAGGAACTGGGCCGCGCACACCGCCCGGGCAGTCTGACCGGGTTGCTGTACGCCGACCTCGACGGTTTCACGATGGTCAACGACAGTCTGGGCCAGACCGTCGGTGACGAGGCGCTTCGCGAGGTCGCGCACCGCCTTCAGGCGAGCATCGGCCCGTCGGACACGGTGGCTCGCGTCGGAAGCGACGAGTTCGTGGTGCTCTGCCGGGAGGTGCCCGACCAGTCCCATCTGCTCGACCTGGCCAAACGCGTCGCGGACACCGTGTCGGCGCCGATCATCGTCGGCGGGCAGCGCGAGCTGGTGATCTCCATCAGTACCGGGATCGCCTTCGGCCCGTCCGACGACCTCGACGCCGACCGTCTGGTCCGGAACGCCAACATCGCCTTGTGCCAGGCCAAGGCGGGCGGAAGAAGCGGATGCCGGCTCTACGACGAGTCGCTGGGCCAGTACGTCATCGACCGCGCGCGCATCGAACAGGCGCTTCGACAGGGGCTGCGCGACGGTCATTTCGTGCTCCAGTTCGAGCCCATCGTCGATGTGACGACCCATCAGGTCGTGGCCGTGGAGGCGCTGGTGCGCCTGAACCACCCGCAGCTGGGCCTGCTGATGCCCGGCGCGTTCATCGAGATCGCCGAGGACAGCGGTCTGATCGCCCCCATCGGCGCCTGGGTGCTGCAGGAGGCGTGCCGCCTGCTCGCCGACTGGCGGGGCGCCGACGTGGGCTGCGGACGGCTCGGCATCACCGTCAACGTGTCGGCTCGGCAGGTGGCCCGGCCGGACCTGGCCGACACCGTGGCACAGGCCCTGGCGCAGTCCGGCATCCCGCCCCAGTGCCTGTCGTTGGAGCTGACGGAGAGCGCCCTGATGGAGGCCGACGTGAGCGCGCTGCGCATGTTGGAGCGCATTCGCGACATGGGGGTCAGGCTCGGGATCGACGACTTCGGCACGGGCTACTCGTCGTTGCTGTACCTCAAGCGCCTTCCGGTGAGCTTCATCAAGATCGACCGGTCCTTCGTGTCCGGGCTGGTGCCCGATCCCACCGACCGCGAGATCGTCACGGCGGTGATCAGGTTGGGTCGGGCACTCGGCCTGGTCACCATCGCCGAAGGGGTCGAGAGTCCTGAACAGCTCGACATCCTGAAGGATCTTGGTTGCGAGCTGGCTCAGGGCTACCTGTTCGGACCGTCGACCAGCGGCGCGCCGAACGTCGCGCAGCCGTGGAAGATCCTGCTCGACCACGGTCGGCGCGCACCCGGCGCGGACTCGACCGTCGCGCCCGGACCCGGCGCGGGCCGCGGAGACCAGGCCGTCCGCTGA
- a CDS encoding amidohydrolase family protein: protein MTTQTSPRPRLLVLRARHLFDGGGGPLRDDPAVVVDGGRIVSVGQGPAGVPDGADVVDLPGATLLPGLVDSHVHLAFDASTRPVTRLGERDDAAAYEAMCVAARAAAAGGVTTVRDLGDRGYLALRVRAAARGGDHTLPDIVAAGVPITTPGGHCHFLGETAAGAAELRAAVRARAERGVDVIKVMASGGHMTAGSRPELAQYSVDELRAVVEQAHGLGLRVTAHAHGTSAIVAAAEAGVDSLEHATFMTAESVDDIPEGLLDTIVARGIALSLTFGTLPVDGHAVPPSIATRMPRFIANATRMRAAGARIVIGTDAGIAPVKPHFVLRHAVPQLAPLGMGGAEALHAVTARAAEVIGLGHRKGRIAAGYDADILAVAGDPVAEPAAIHRLLAVYVRGVRLAADAGTGGQG from the coding sequence ATGACCACGCAGACGTCCCCCCGCCCGCGCCTACTCGTGCTGCGTGCACGGCACCTGTTCGACGGCGGGGGCGGTCCCCTGCGCGATGACCCGGCGGTGGTCGTCGACGGTGGCCGGATCGTGTCGGTCGGGCAGGGCCCGGCGGGCGTGCCCGACGGCGCGGACGTCGTCGACCTGCCCGGGGCCACGCTGCTGCCCGGGCTCGTCGACTCCCATGTGCACCTGGCGTTCGACGCCTCCACCAGGCCGGTCACCCGGCTCGGCGAACGTGACGACGCGGCGGCGTACGAGGCGATGTGCGTGGCGGCCCGCGCGGCCGCGGCCGGCGGCGTCACCACCGTGCGCGACCTCGGCGACCGTGGCTACCTGGCCCTGCGGGTGCGCGCGGCGGCTCGCGGCGGCGACCATACGCTGCCGGACATCGTCGCCGCGGGCGTGCCGATCACGACGCCGGGCGGGCACTGCCACTTCCTCGGCGAGACCGCCGCCGGAGCCGCCGAGCTGCGCGCCGCGGTGCGGGCGCGCGCCGAGCGCGGGGTCGACGTCATCAAAGTCATGGCCAGCGGGGGTCACATGACCGCGGGCAGCCGCCCGGAGCTGGCCCAGTACTCCGTGGACGAGTTGCGGGCGGTGGTGGAGCAGGCGCACGGGCTCGGGCTGCGGGTCACCGCACACGCCCACGGCACGTCGGCGATCGTCGCTGCGGCGGAGGCGGGAGTCGACAGCCTCGAACACGCCACCTTCATGACCGCGGAATCCGTAGACGACATCCCCGAAGGGCTGCTGGACACGATCGTGGCCCGCGGTATCGCGCTGAGCCTGACATTCGGCACGCTGCCGGTGGACGGGCATGCGGTGCCGCCGAGCATCGCCACCCGGATGCCGAGGTTCATCGCCAACGCGACACGGATGCGCGCCGCGGGAGCGCGGATCGTGATCGGCACCGATGCGGGCATCGCCCCCGTGAAGCCGCACTTCGTGCTGCGCCACGCGGTGCCGCAGCTCGCACCGCTGGGTATGGGCGGCGCGGAGGCGCTGCATGCGGTGACGGCCCGCGCGGCCGAGGTGATCGGGCTGGGTCATCGCAAGGGGCGGATCGCGGCGGGCTACGACGCCGACATCCTGGCCGTCGCGGGCGACCCGGTCGCCGAACCGGCCGCGATCCACCGCCTGCTCGCGGTGTACGTCCGTGGCGTCAGGCTGGCCGCCGACGCCGGAACAGGCGGCCAAGGCTGA
- a CDS encoding VOC family protein encodes MGTTPGVADIDMKLEVVVIPVSDVARAEEFYGRLGWRSDQTPPGSGVVQLTPHGSACSVHFGTNLTTAAPGSARSFLIVPDIEQVHDALVAAGVQVSDVFHLGPDGPVKGPDPDRGTYRSRAEFADPDGNTWVLQEITNRLPGRVDPGATAFNSATDLATAMRRASQAHGEHEKRIGGADPDWPDWYAAYMVAEASGAPLPQ; translated from the coding sequence ATGGGCACGACGCCTGGTGTCGCCGACATCGACATGAAGCTCGAGGTCGTGGTGATCCCGGTCTCGGACGTCGCCCGGGCCGAGGAGTTCTACGGCCGGCTGGGCTGGCGCTCGGATCAGACGCCACCCGGTTCGGGCGTCGTCCAGCTGACGCCGCACGGCTCGGCGTGCTCGGTCCACTTCGGCACGAACCTCACCACGGCCGCGCCCGGCTCGGCCAGGTCGTTCCTGATCGTCCCCGACATCGAGCAGGTCCACGACGCGCTGGTCGCCGCCGGTGTCCAGGTCAGCGACGTCTTCCACCTCGGCCCGGACGGCCCGGTCAAGGGCCCGGACCCCGATCGCGGCACGTACCGGTCGCGGGCCGAGTTCGCCGACCCCGACGGCAACACCTGGGTGCTGCAGGAGATCACCAACCGGCTGCCCGGTCGCGTCGATCCCGGCGCGACGGCGTTCAACTCCGCGACCGACCTGGCGACCGCGATGCGCCGGGCTTCGCAGGCCCACGGCGAGCACGAGAAGCGCATCGGCGGGGCCGACCCCGACTGGCCCGACTGGTACGCCGCGTACATGGTGGCCGAGGCGTCCGGCGCACCGCTGCCGCAGTGA